Proteins co-encoded in one Populus trichocarpa isolate Nisqually-1 chromosome 10, P.trichocarpa_v4.1, whole genome shotgun sequence genomic window:
- the LOC7482239 gene encoding putative pentatricopeptide repeat-containing protein At1g13630 isoform X1 produces the protein MLNKWTRSLYFPVKSPILTSLSSLIFSKLSISSAANLDTTTINTTTPLVQISTDPVHAILSGFRDLGFRQFVSGHYFKDLVLMLNQAQMDDVIENLSVQNADFVADFYHLSRNEFGFQHSRVSRFLVSHVLARKRRFKDLRLVLDQMLQEEGTGSAPLLCKLLFSSFKGWDSSNVVWDMLAFIYSRFEMVHDALFVLVKMKEQNLRPSIQTYNSLLYNLRHTDIMWDVYNDIKDSGTPQSARTSSIIVDGLCGQSRFRDAVLFLRQNDGKEFAPSVVSFNTIMSRYCKLGLADVAKSFFCMMLKYGILPDTYSYNILIHGLIVAGSMEEALELTNDMEKQGLQPDMVTYKIVAKGFHLLGLMSGAREIIQKMLTDEGLKPDLVTYTVLICGHCQMGNIEEALRLRRDLLSSGFQLNVILYSVLLSSLCKRGQVDEALQLLYEMEANNLQPDLVTYSILIHGLCKQGKVQQAIQLYKEMCFNRIFPNSFAHSGILKGLCEKGMLSDARMYFDSLIMSNLRPDVTLYNIMIDGYVKLGDVEEAVRLYKRLRDKAITPSIVTFNSLIYGFCKNRKVVEARRLLESIKLHGLEPSAVTYTTLMNAYCEEGNINKLHELLLEMNLKDIEPTVVTYTVVIKGLCKQRKLEESVQLLEDMRAKGLAPDQITYNTIIQCFCKAKDMRKAFELLDDMLIHNLEPTPATYNVLIDGLCRYGDVEDADRVLVSLQDRNINLTKVAYTTMIKAHCVKGDAQRAVKVFHQMVEKGFEVSIKDYSAVINRLCKRCLINEAKYYFCIMLSDGVSPDQEIFEMMLNAFHRAGHVHSVFELLAVMIKFGLLHD, from the exons atgcTCAACAAATGGACCAGGTCACTCTATTTTCCCGTTAAATCCCCAATTCTtacctctctctcctccctcaTCTTCTCTAAACTCTCTATCTCCTCCGCTGCCAATCTCGATACCACCACCATCAACACCACCACCCCTCTTGTTCAAATCTCAACGGACCCAGTTCACGCCATTCTCTCTGGCTTTAGGGACCTGGGTTTTAGACAATTTGTCAGTGGTCATTACTTCAAAGACTtggttttaatgttaaatcaggCTCAAATGGATGAtgtgattgagaatttgagCGTCCAGAATGCGGATTTTGTGGCGGATTTCTATCATTTGTCAAGGAATGAGTTTGGATTCCAACATTCGAGAGTTTCTAGGTTTTTGGTTTCTCATGTTTTGGCGCGAAAGAGAAGGTTTAAGGACTTGCGTTTGGTTTTGGATCAAATGCTTCAAGAGGAAG GCACTGGGTCAGCTCCTTTGCTTTGTAAGCTGCTTTTCAGTAGCTTCAAGGGTTGGGATTCGAGCAATGTGGTATGGGATATGTTGGCTTTTATTTATTCGAGATTTGAGATGGTTCATGATGCTCTTTTTGTTCTCGTGAAGATGAAAGAACAGAATTTGCGACCATCGATACAGACGTACAACAGTTTGTTGTACAACTTGAGGCACACTGATATTATGTGGGATGTCTACAATGATATCAAAGACAGTGGCACTCCACAGAGTGCTCGCACTAGTTCCATAATTGTAGATGGGCTATGCGGACAGTCTAGATTTCGAGATGCAGTTTTGTTCCTGCGGCAGAATGATGGGAAGGAGTTTGCACCTTctgttgtttcttttaataccaTCATGTCAAGGTACTGTAAGTTAGGTTTAGCTGATGTTGCAAAATCTTTTTTCTGTATGATGCTCAAATATGGAATACTTCCCGACACATACAGTTACAATATACTTATTCATGGGTTGATTGTAGCTGGTTCCATGGAAGAAGCTTTGGAGCTCACAAATGACATGGAGAAGCAGGGTTTACAGCCTGATATGGTAACTTACAAAATTGTTGCCAAAGGTTTCCATCTACTTGGTTTGATGAGTGGGGCCCGGGAGATCATTCAGAAGATGTTAACTGATGAAGGGCTAAAGCCAGATCTTGTTACCTATACAGTTCTAATATGCGGGCATTGCCAAATGGGAAATATTGAGGAAGCATTAAGGTTGAGAAGGGATCTGCTTTCAAGCGGTTTTCAGTTGAATGTCATTTTATACAGTGTGTTGCTCAGCAGCTTGTGTAAACGTGGACAAGTTGATGAAGCATTGCAATTGCTTTATGAAATGGAAGCCAACAACTTGCAACCAGATCTTGTTACATATTCTATCCTTATTCATGGCCTCTGCAAGCAAGGAAAAGTCCAACAGGCCATACAACTATATAAAGAAATGTGCTTCAACAGAATCTTTCCAAATTCTTTTGCCCACAGCGGTATTCTAAAGGGTCTTTGTGAGAAAGGGATGTTATCAGACGCCAGGATGTATTTTGACTCTCTGATAATGAGTAACTTGAGGCCTGATGTCACTCTGTATAATATCATGATCGATGGGTATGTAAAACTTGGTGATGTTGAAGAGGCTGTCCGATTATACAAGAGGTTGAGAGACAAAGCAATAACTCCTAGTATAGTAACTTTTAATTCTCTTATTTATGGATTCTGCAAAAACAGAAAGGTTGTTGAGGCTAGAAGGTTGTTGGAATCAATCAAGCTGCATGGATTGGAACCAAGTGCAGTAACTTATACCACTCTCATGAATGCATACTGTGAAGAGGGTAATATAAACAAGTTGCATGAATTGCTGCTTGAGATGAATTTAAAAGACATAGAACCTACTGTTGTCACTTACACTGTAGTAATCAAAGGACTGTGCAAACAACGGAAATTAGAAGAATCTGTCCAATTACTAGAGGATATGCGTGCTAAAGGCCTAGCTCCAGATCAAATTACATACAATACAATCATTCAGTGTTTCTGCAAGGCTAAAGACATGAGAAAAGCATTTGAATTACTTGATGACATGTTGATTCATAACCTAGAGCCTACTCCTGCTACATATAATGTTCTCATTGATGGCCTTTGTCGATATGGTGATGTAGAGGATGCTGACCGTGTACTGGTTTCTCTTCAGGACCGAAATATCAACTTGACAAAAGTTGCTTACACCACAATGATCAAAGCACATTGCGTCAAGGGTGATGCACAACGAGCAGTGAAGGTGTTCCATCAAATGGTGGAGAAGGGGTTTGAAGTATCGATCAAAGATTATAGTGCCGTGATTAATAGATTATGCAAGAGATGTCTAATAAATGAAGCCAAGTACTATTTCTGTATTATGTTATCTGATGGTGTTTCCCCTGATcaagaaatatttgaaatgatgCTTAATGCCTTTCACAGAGCTGGCCATGTCCACTCGGTGTTTGAACTACTAGCTGTGATGATCAAATTCGGGTTACTGCATGATTAA
- the LOC7482239 gene encoding putative pentatricopeptide repeat-containing protein At1g13630 isoform X2 → MLAFIYSRFEMVHDALFVLVKMKEQNLRPSIQTYNSLLYNLRHTDIMWDVYNDIKDSGTPQSARTSSIIVDGLCGQSRFRDAVLFLRQNDGKEFAPSVVSFNTIMSRYCKLGLADVAKSFFCMMLKYGILPDTYSYNILIHGLIVAGSMEEALELTNDMEKQGLQPDMVTYKIVAKGFHLLGLMSGAREIIQKMLTDEGLKPDLVTYTVLICGHCQMGNIEEALRLRRDLLSSGFQLNVILYSVLLSSLCKRGQVDEALQLLYEMEANNLQPDLVTYSILIHGLCKQGKVQQAIQLYKEMCFNRIFPNSFAHSGILKGLCEKGMLSDARMYFDSLIMSNLRPDVTLYNIMIDGYVKLGDVEEAVRLYKRLRDKAITPSIVTFNSLIYGFCKNRKVVEARRLLESIKLHGLEPSAVTYTTLMNAYCEEGNINKLHELLLEMNLKDIEPTVVTYTVVIKGLCKQRKLEESVQLLEDMRAKGLAPDQITYNTIIQCFCKAKDMRKAFELLDDMLIHNLEPTPATYNVLIDGLCRYGDVEDADRVLVSLQDRNINLTKVAYTTMIKAHCVKGDAQRAVKVFHQMVEKGFEVSIKDYSAVINRLCKRCLINEAKYYFCIMLSDGVSPDQEIFEMMLNAFHRAGHVHSVFELLAVMIKFGLLHD, encoded by the coding sequence ATGTTGGCTTTTATTTATTCGAGATTTGAGATGGTTCATGATGCTCTTTTTGTTCTCGTGAAGATGAAAGAACAGAATTTGCGACCATCGATACAGACGTACAACAGTTTGTTGTACAACTTGAGGCACACTGATATTATGTGGGATGTCTACAATGATATCAAAGACAGTGGCACTCCACAGAGTGCTCGCACTAGTTCCATAATTGTAGATGGGCTATGCGGACAGTCTAGATTTCGAGATGCAGTTTTGTTCCTGCGGCAGAATGATGGGAAGGAGTTTGCACCTTctgttgtttcttttaataccaTCATGTCAAGGTACTGTAAGTTAGGTTTAGCTGATGTTGCAAAATCTTTTTTCTGTATGATGCTCAAATATGGAATACTTCCCGACACATACAGTTACAATATACTTATTCATGGGTTGATTGTAGCTGGTTCCATGGAAGAAGCTTTGGAGCTCACAAATGACATGGAGAAGCAGGGTTTACAGCCTGATATGGTAACTTACAAAATTGTTGCCAAAGGTTTCCATCTACTTGGTTTGATGAGTGGGGCCCGGGAGATCATTCAGAAGATGTTAACTGATGAAGGGCTAAAGCCAGATCTTGTTACCTATACAGTTCTAATATGCGGGCATTGCCAAATGGGAAATATTGAGGAAGCATTAAGGTTGAGAAGGGATCTGCTTTCAAGCGGTTTTCAGTTGAATGTCATTTTATACAGTGTGTTGCTCAGCAGCTTGTGTAAACGTGGACAAGTTGATGAAGCATTGCAATTGCTTTATGAAATGGAAGCCAACAACTTGCAACCAGATCTTGTTACATATTCTATCCTTATTCATGGCCTCTGCAAGCAAGGAAAAGTCCAACAGGCCATACAACTATATAAAGAAATGTGCTTCAACAGAATCTTTCCAAATTCTTTTGCCCACAGCGGTATTCTAAAGGGTCTTTGTGAGAAAGGGATGTTATCAGACGCCAGGATGTATTTTGACTCTCTGATAATGAGTAACTTGAGGCCTGATGTCACTCTGTATAATATCATGATCGATGGGTATGTAAAACTTGGTGATGTTGAAGAGGCTGTCCGATTATACAAGAGGTTGAGAGACAAAGCAATAACTCCTAGTATAGTAACTTTTAATTCTCTTATTTATGGATTCTGCAAAAACAGAAAGGTTGTTGAGGCTAGAAGGTTGTTGGAATCAATCAAGCTGCATGGATTGGAACCAAGTGCAGTAACTTATACCACTCTCATGAATGCATACTGTGAAGAGGGTAATATAAACAAGTTGCATGAATTGCTGCTTGAGATGAATTTAAAAGACATAGAACCTACTGTTGTCACTTACACTGTAGTAATCAAAGGACTGTGCAAACAACGGAAATTAGAAGAATCTGTCCAATTACTAGAGGATATGCGTGCTAAAGGCCTAGCTCCAGATCAAATTACATACAATACAATCATTCAGTGTTTCTGCAAGGCTAAAGACATGAGAAAAGCATTTGAATTACTTGATGACATGTTGATTCATAACCTAGAGCCTACTCCTGCTACATATAATGTTCTCATTGATGGCCTTTGTCGATATGGTGATGTAGAGGATGCTGACCGTGTACTGGTTTCTCTTCAGGACCGAAATATCAACTTGACAAAAGTTGCTTACACCACAATGATCAAAGCACATTGCGTCAAGGGTGATGCACAACGAGCAGTGAAGGTGTTCCATCAAATGGTGGAGAAGGGGTTTGAAGTATCGATCAAAGATTATAGTGCCGTGATTAATAGATTATGCAAGAGATGTCTAATAAATGAAGCCAAGTACTATTTCTGTATTATGTTATCTGATGGTGTTTCCCCTGATcaagaaatatttgaaatgatgCTTAATGCCTTTCACAGAGCTGGCCATGTCCACTCGGTGTTTGAACTACTAGCTGTGATGATCAAATTCGGGTTACTGCATGATTAA
- the LOC7482240 gene encoding uncharacterized protein LOC7482240 produces MYKANVRKQILEKNNILIKEKEKPISNTQGLFSKHLKRVYPIGLHRSTSSLSLSSVSLSLSQNSNDSSLTDSSAVPLEQKISLALRLISPLERREVPVARNFQPQQQQQQQNQDSNDGEVKRCNWITKNSDKVYVAFHDECWGVPVYDDNQLFELLALSGMLMDYNWTEILKRKELFREAFEGFDPNIVAKMGEKEIMEIASNKAIMLAESRVRCIVDNSKCILKIAREFGSFSNYMWGNVNFKPTINRYKYPRNVPLRSPKAEAISKDLLKRGFRFAGPVIVYSFMQAAGLTIDHLVDCFRYSECVSLAERPWRHI; encoded by the exons ATGTATAAGGCAAatgtaagaaaacaaattctggAGAAGAACAACattttaatcaaagaaaaagagaagccaATAAGTAATACTCAAGGGCTCTTCTCTAAACACCTCAAGAGAGTTTATCCAATTGGGCTACATCGAAGCACTTCCTCCCTATCCTTATCATCAGTGTCATTATCTTTGTCACAGAACTCAAATGATTCTTCTCTCACAGATTCTTCAGCTGTTCCATTGGAACAGAAGATATCCTTGGCACTTCGTCTAATTTCTCCACTGGAAAGAAGAGAAGTCCCGGTGGCTAGAAACTTCCAgccacagcagcagcagcagcagcagaatcaGGATTCTAACGATGGGGAGGTGAAGAGGTGCAACTGGATTACAAAGAACAGTG ATAAAGTTTATGTGGCATTTCATGATGAATGCTGGGGAGTTCCAGTATACGACGATAA TCAATTGTTCGAGCTGCTTGCGTTGTCTGGTATGCTGATGGACTATAATTGGACAGAgattttgaaaagaaaggaaCTATTCAG AGAAGCTTTCGAGGGATTCGATCCGAATATTGTAGCGAAGATGGGAGAGAAAGAAATCATGGAGATAGCCTCAAACAAGGCAATCATGTTGGCTGAGAGCAGAGTGAGGTGCATAGTGGACAATTCCAAATGCATACTGAAG ATTGCAAGGGAATTTGGATCTTTTAGTAATTACATGTGGGGTAATGTGAATTTCAAACCCACAATCAACAGATACAAATATCCAAGAAATGTTCCTTTAAGGTCTCCAAAAGCAGAAGCCATTAGCAAGGATCTACTCAAGCGTGGATTTAGATTCGCCGGGCCAGTGATTGTGTACTCATTCATGCAAGCAGCAGGGTTGACAATCGATCATCTTGTCGATTGTTTTAGGTATAGTGAATGTGTAAGCCTCGCAGAAAGACCATGGAGGCATATCTAA
- the LOC7489400 gene encoding phosphatidylinositol 4-kinase gamma 7, with product MSRKLDSPVQTQMAVAVFKSPLGGEYHGSKRMEGKQPAGRRRVFVQTDTGCVLGMELDRSDNAHTVKRRLQIALNVSTEESSLTFGDMVLNNDLSAVRNDSPLLLTRNYLHRSSSTPCLSPTGRDIQQRDQSRPIEILGQSNSFAKMKQVVKESIKAIKNGVDPLPVHSGLGGAYYFRNSRGQSVAIVKPTDEEPFAPNNPKGFVGKALGQPGLKRSVRVGETGFREVAAYLLDYDHFANVPPTALVKITHSIFNVNDGVNGNKPHKKKQVSKIASFQQFIPHDFDASDHGTSSFPVSSVHRIGILDIRIFNTDRHAGNLLVRKLDGVGRFGQVELIPIDHGLCLPETLEDPYFEWIHWPQASIPFSDDELDYIKKLNPGNDCDMLRMQLPMIREACLRVLVLCTIFLKEAAIHGLCLAEIGEMMSREFRPGEEEPSELELVCIEARRLIAEREAFSPRGDLGDDQEFQFDLDCDETQYDFTAKLTADDYMIRSPFQFGIGSGSGRFPLSKLEESIEEDEESEGEEEQEGFAALRTLEKLPTISKLSMSLKSTTLGDKNQKLSGTKPENGCLSNRSSGHRSANEQLPASISFVELADMTEEEWTLFLEKFQELLYPAFAKRKSVTLGQRQRQRLGTSCQF from the coding sequence ATGTCTCGTAAACTGGACAGCCCAGTTCAAACACAGATGGCAGTGGCAGTCTTTAAGAGCCCACTTGGTGGGGAATACCATGGAAGTAAAAGAATGGAAGGGAAACAACCTGCTGGGAGGAGACGAGTTTTTGTGCAAACCGATACTGGTTGTGTCTTGGGAATGGAGTTGGATCGCAGTGACAATGCTCATACAGTGAAAAGAAGGTTGCAGATTGCCCTTAATGTGTCAACTGAGGAGAGTTCCTTGACTTTTGGGGATATGGTGCTGAATAACGACCTCAGTGCTGTTCGTAATGATTCACCTCTTCTTTTAACACGGAACTATCTTCATAGAAGCTCATCTACTCCCTGTCTTTCACCGACTGGAAGAGACATCCAACAGAGAGACCAGAGTCGTCCTATTGAGATATTGGGACAGTCAAATAGCTTTGCTAAAATGAAACAGGTGGTCAAGGAAAGTATCAAGGCAATTAAAAATGGTGTTGACCCACTTCCTGTTCATAGTGGGCTCGGTGGTGCATACTATTTTAGGAACAGCAGAGGTCAGAGTGTTGCCATTGTGAAGCCAACAGATGAAGAACCTTTTGCACCAAACAATCCAAAAGGTTTTGTTGGCAAAGCTCTTGGGCAACCGGGTTTGAAACGGTCTGTGCGTGTTGGGGAGACAGGGTTCAGGGAAGTGGCAGCATACCTTCTTGACTATGATCACTTTGCTAATGTGCCCCCTACTGCACTTGTGAAGATCACTCACTCAATCTTCAATGTCAATGACGGGGTAAATGGCAATAAGCCACACAAGAAGAAGCAGGTCAGCAAGATTGCGTCTTTCCAGCAGTTCATTCCACATGATTTTGATGCCAGTGATCACGGGACATCAAGCTTCCCAGTATCTTCTGTGCATCGTATTGGGATATTAGACATTAGAATTTTTAACACTGACAGACATGCTGGGAACCTTCTAGTCAGGAAGCTTGATGGTGTCGGGAGATTTGGGCAAGTGGAGCTGATTCCAATTGATCATGGGCTTTGCTTACCAGAAACATTGGAGGATCCATACTTCGAGTGGATTCATTGGCCTCAGGCTTCAATTCCGTTCTCAGATGATGAGCTtgactatataaaaaaacttaacccTGGCAACGATTGTGATATGCTGCGAATGCAGCTTCCGATGATCAGAGAGGCTTGCCTCCGGGTTCTAGTTCTCTGCACAATTTTTCTCAAGGAGGCTGCCATCCATGGTCTCTGTCTTGCTGAAATTGGTGAGATGATGAGCAGGGAGTTCCGACCTGGTGAGGAGGAACCCAGTGAGCTTGAGCTTGTGTGCATTGAGGCAAGGAGGTTGATAGCCGAGAGGGAGGCTTTCTCTCCCAGGGGTGATTTGGGAGATGATCAGGAATTCCAATTTGATTTAGACTGCGATGAAACACAATATGACTTCACTGCTAAGCTAACAGCAGATGACTACATGATCAGGTCACCATTCCAATTTGGAATTGGATCTGGGAGTGGTCGTTTCCCACTCTCAAAATTGGAGGAAAGCATTGAGGAGGACGAGGAAAGTGAAGGGGAGGAAGAGCAAGAGGGTTTTGCTGCCCTGCGTACTCTTGAAAAACTCCCAACCATTTCAAAGCTTTCCATGTCATTGAAGAGTACCACGTTAGGTGACAAGAACCAGAAGTTATCAGGAACAAAACCAGAAAATGGCTGTCTTAGTAATAGATCATCTGGGCACAGGAGTGCTAACGAGCAGCTTCCTGCAAGTATAAGTTTTGTGGAGCTGGCAGATATGACTGAGGAAGAGTGGACCTTGTTTTTGGAGAAATTTCAGGAACTGCTGTACCCAGCATTTGCCAAACGCAAATCTGTCACCCTAGGTCAGAGGCAGAGACAGAGGCTTGGTACTTCATGCCAGTTTTGA
- the LOC7482241 gene encoding uncharacterized protein LOC7482241, translated as MMYIPFFGTRFGTPRSKPVKGGSRCNIVDHGKVDDLGLNDTQDGFESDPSWEFPSLDESEEKEHREQEDDQEVDGREKLCTYEEDSWQILVPKSLTKKEENKTFFELLSFWRKKEKEEICKRF; from the exons ATGATGTATATCCCATTTTTCGGAACAAGATTTGGTACTCCCAGGTCCAAGCCTGTTAAAGGAGGATCAAGGTGTAATATTGTTGAtcatggaaaggttgatgatcTGGGCCTCAATGATACGCAAGATGGCTTTGAGTCAGACCCTAGTTGGGAGTTTCCATCTTTGGACGAATCTGAAGAAAAGGAACATAGAGAACAAGAAGATGATCAAGAGGTGGATGGAAGAGAAAAGTTGTGCACGTATGAGGAGGACTCTTGGCAAATTCTGGTACCAAAATCTCTTaccaaaaaggaagaaaacaaaacg TTTTTTGAACTCCTGTCCTTttggagaaagaaagagaaagaagagatatGCAAGagattttaa